The DNA segment TTTCTTTATAAAGCTTATTAGACTGAGCATTTCAGAAACTCTCACTTCTACCATAGCTCcaagtatttcaatttcattcttaatGGATGGTTCGATGGTTTTAGTGCATTCCACGTAAGATGCACAATTTGACCATATTTCGTACTCTTCTCGAAATATACACTGCCTTGATGCTGACAGAAATATGCTTTCGTTTTGAGAATCAAAGTTTCTATTCGCTTCAAGCTTTGTCTTTATTGAATCCGGCAAAGTATTGTATGGATCAAATAGTTGCTGGAGGAAGAGCCCTATATTTTTTGAGTGCGTTAAAACCTTGAGAATACCAGAGCAATACCCCGAAGTGTATTTGATTaaacaattcaattttttctcaatatataatagattACTCTCCAACTCGTCAAAACCTTCATCGACTGTATATGACTCTAAATTAGCCTTTCGCCTCAATAATTGAGGAGTCCTTTTAATGTTGCTCCAATCAAAGTGTTCCTTGGTCGAggttttaaattttttatctGCAACTTTTAATTGTTTAGATACAAGCAGCGATATTTGGTTCATGTTAAGCACTTGAGAACTAACTTTCATATTTGTCTGTTCCATTTTAACATAATTTGGATATctctatatatttttatctataattataatataaaatggATTTGTGAATTTCGCAAccaaaaatacaaaaatctattatttctataaaaTGTACACAGAATATTTCTACTTTCCTTATGGGTGACCGTGGCTCGAACCTGGCCAAGCAAAGATCTTTTCAGGGCCAGGTGTTGTACTTCTACTACTATTCGAACCATACTCACTGTCTATTAACTCAACAACGCTACTGGAAATTTCCAGATCTTCAATAGCTCTCAATTTTTCTCTGAATGCGTTTTTAACACTTTCACTAATATCATTAGTATCATTAAGCTCATTTCTAATGTTAGAGCCATTCtcttcaacaatttcacTTAAACTTCGCATCAATCtatttccaaatattttatctgTAGGCAAATTGGCGTATATCTTTTTATGCAAATTCTTGACAACATTTAAATTGGATAGAACcttgttgaaatattcttccaGTTTAGAATCGATTTCACGGTCAGCCTCTCGTGGGGGATTCACTAATAGCAATGCAGCGTAATATAACATAATGTGAATATGTACAGGGAcgtatttcaaattatttagaaTATCATTATCGTTAAGAACTAAATTCAAAACTGTTTGGGCAGCATTAATCGCAATACTGGCACTAACGATAGTCTCATCATCAGATATGTGATCTCTATTGGAGATAAACTCGTCGTCATCGGATTCATCTTCTGAATCTACGTCACAATGGGCGATCTTCTTTTGTTGTGGCGCTTGTGGTCTCATTGACAGATTCCATTTAGGAAACATGCTTCTTTCATCCGCCGTATCCACTTGAAGTTGCCTAACTGCAGACGAATTTATGTGCATTTTTGCAAAGttataataaatcaaagtCGATTTTGACGACCATACAGAGCCATTACTAACAGGTGATAGTAAAACCGTCCATGAAACCATCCATTTGTCTAATTCCAAGTTTGATTTAGAGGGGATGCCCAAAGCAGATGGTGTTAAAAGTTCCCATGCATTACCCTGGAATGCTTCATTCAAAGCTTGGTTATATTCAACCTGAGAGACCAAACGCATATCAGTGAATCTTTGCTTATATGCTATTTCTTGATTCCGGGCATCGTCAGGAATCatctttgtttcttcttgcTTTTGGACTATagaattatcatttttgtCTTCTATTTGAGCCACTGAGGACAGTAAGGCTAAATTTCGTTCTCTCAATAATATAGATCTACTGTTCTTGAGAGAATATTCCTGAGAATTAACCAATGGTTGTCTGTTAAATGTCAAACTCTGTTGTCCATCCAAGACATATAGTAAATACCATAATTTTATTctatctttttcattaagGGGACCCTTTGAATCACGGTTTGATACAGGAGAATCCAatccaatttctttagCTAATTGTAACGCTAATCCGGTGAACATTTGCGAATCAGAAAGCCAGAAACTGCAGAGTATTAATGCCACAATCGTATTAAAGccatcaatttcattcttcGGTTTGCCTTGGTATAATAATTTCCCACATAATACGTGTAAGTAGCCATGTAATTCTTTCAGCTTACGAGATAATTCCTTGTTCGGGTGATGCATTGAGGCTATCGTACAAATTGCACATATCAATATAGGTGATGATTCCCATATGGAATCAACTGCAAATCTAGATATTTCGAACCCAAATAATTGAGGCGATATATGGGCGTCGAAAAAGCTAAAAAGTTCCCTTGCCTGATGAATATCCAAGAATCCATCACGGAAATCTTCTGGCCTATTGTCGTTTTCGTTTTCATTCCTTTCTCCTCCCTTATGTCGTTTACGAGAGTCAAGTTCATTAGATTCATCGCTAATACGCCGCCTTCTTTTCTCATGGCCAGCTGCACCTCGAGAATCATGATAATTAATGTAATGCAAAGTTTCGTCTCTAGTTTGATGCACATTCGTCGGAGAATGCGAGACCGACGAAGGCATCGAACCATAGTTATGTTCACCATTTTGTAACGTATTCTGCGAACGTGGTGCTTGTTGGTAAGGTATTTGTTTCTGATATGCCATCTGTTGTTCGAGAAGAACTTTCTGgtttgttttcaaaatatccaCTAAATCATTCAACTTATTATCAAAACGATTAATTCTATTCTCTATCAGCTGTTTCCATTGTGCTTCGTTATCCAGCGGTGACACTCCGCCAGTAGGACTCGGTACCGCTGGCATACCTTGTTGCGCTACTGAATGAACCATATATGTTGGCTGCATTCTATTGACTTGACTTGCCTGTACATTCGCTATT comes from the Debaryomyces hansenii CBS767 chromosome B complete sequence genome and includes:
- a CDS encoding DEHA2B08536p (similar to CA4996|IPF2029 Candida albicans IPF2029), which codes for MAKEKRTKPCSNCKKSKVKCIYSNTLPCERCIKSGQAVNCQFVPKLPSLKLPQITPSHNNGRGKNESEITLPPLNPIANVQASQVNRMQPTYMVHSVAQQGMPAVPSPTGGVSPSDNEAQWKQSIENRINRFDNKLNDLVDILKTNQKVLLEQQMAYQKQIPYQQAPRSQNTLQNGEHNYGSMPSSVSHSPTNVHQTRDETLHYINYHDSRGAAGHEKRRRRISDESNELDSRKRHKGGERNENENDNRPEDFRDGFLDIHQARELFSFFDAHISPQLFGFEISRFAVDSIWESSPILICAICTIASMHHPNKELSRKSKELHGYLHVLCGKLLYQGKPKNEIDGFNTIVALILCSFWLSDSQMFTGLALQLAKEIGLDSPVSNRDSKGPLNEKDRIKLWYLLYVLDGQQSLTFNRQPLVNSQEYSLKNSRSILLRERNLALSSSVAQIEDKNDNSIVQKQEETKMIPDDARNQEIAYKQRFTDMRLVSQVEYNQALNEAFQGNAWELLTPSALGIPSKSNLELDKWMVSWTVLLSPVSNGSVWSSKSTLIYYNFAKMHINSSAVRQLQVDTADERSMFPKWNSSMRPQAPQQKKIAHCDVDSEDESDDDEFISNRDHISDDETIVSASIAINAAQTVLNLVLNDNDILNNLKYVPVHIHIMLYYAALLLVNPPREADREIDSKSEEYFNKVLSNLNVVKNLHKKIYANLPTDKIFGNRLMRSLSEIVEENGSNIRNELNDTNDISESVKNAFREKLRAIEDSEISSSVVELIDSEYGSNSSRSTTPGPEKIFAWPGSSHGHP